Proteins encoded in a region of the Dreissena polymorpha isolate Duluth1 chromosome 6, UMN_Dpol_1.0, whole genome shotgun sequence genome:
- the LOC127833377 gene encoding adenosine 5'-monophosphoramidase HINT3-like isoform X3: MYDDERVSVFRDIRPATPHHYLVASKEHIPDAKHLNPEHSGLVEHMVSVGKGVMATQSGGTSDIRLGFHWPPFHTISHLHLHVISSTNQMGWIAKGIFMPNSYWFVTPDYVLQRLKKAKD, encoded by the exons GACGAGAGAGTGTCTGTGTTCAGAGACATCCGACCCGCCACACCGCACCATTACCTCGTGGCGTCCAAGGAACACATTCCCGACGCGAAACACCTTAACCCGGAACATAGTGGCCTGG TTGAGCACATGGTGTCAGTCGGCAAAGGCGTCATGGCGACACAGAGTGGTGGCACTTCGGACATAAG ATTGGGCTTTCACTGGCCCCCATTCCACACGATCTCCCATCTGCATCTGCACGTGATCTCCTCTACCAATCAGATGGGCTGGATTGCAAAAGGCATATTCATGCCGAATTCCTATTGGTTCGTAACG CCTGATTACGTTCTACAGAGATTGAAAAAGGCAAAGGATTAG